From a single Athene noctua chromosome 2, bAthNoc1.hap1.1, whole genome shotgun sequence genomic region:
- the CCDC126 gene encoding coiled-coil domain-containing protein 126 produces the protein MFLTFSRKNMSQRLSMFLLVFGIIWGLMLLRYTFQYPRRQSSAELRGQILDLSKRYVKALAEENKNLMNGGAGASMAGYADLKRTIAVLLDDILQRLVKLENKVDYIVVNGSATNTTNGTSNQVSVTSNKRAKPASNIR, from the exons ATGTTTctaacattttcaagaaaaaatatgtcCCAGAGACTGAGTATGTTTTTACTAGTTTTTGGGATCATTTGGGGTTTGATGTTGCTACGTTACACTTTCCAGTATCCAAGACGCCAAAGCAGTGCCGAGTTGCGTGGACAAATACTAGATCTAAGTAAAAGATATGTCAAAGCactggcagaagaaaataaaaatttaatgaatGGTGGTGCTGGAGCCTCTATGGCAGGATatg cTGATCTTAAGAGAACAATTGCTGTTCTTCTGGATGATATCTTACAACGCCTCGTGAAATTGGAAAACAAAGTTGATTACATCGTTGTGAATGGCTCTGCAACAAATACCACTAATGGAACTAGCAATCAGGTGTCAGTAACTTCAAATAAACGTGCAAAACCAGCAAGCAACATTAGATAG
- the FAM221A gene encoding LOW QUALITY PROTEIN: protein FAM221A (The sequence of the model RefSeq protein was modified relative to this genomic sequence to represent the inferred CDS: inserted 1 base in 1 codon), giving the protein MKRLQVEAAALEEYAEYRRIVGDDDGGKLFTLEEYEEYKRKVLPIRLQNRLYVSWRSPTGMDCKLVGPETLCFCTHRYKQHKTDYEVIPRDRPICVPCRVSHCPCQSYHYVPLNGTQPIRCRCKHFADEHSAAPGFSCNSCSKCSGFHSCFTCACGQPTYAHETVVETKEERLAQGKPVGQDVPYAAMGGLTGFSSLAEGYMRLDDSGRGAPSAELLESLVTSMDHPFLRAFWGPSSSAQTTSQVAGGSSATRQVSHGKHSEDEDMAYFENCYQEQLKKEKPANRKXKSPVPSKKL; this is encoded by the exons atGAAGCGGCTGCAGGTGGAGGCGGCGGCCCTGGAAGAGTATGCGGAGTACCGGCG AATTGTAGGTGATGATGATGGAGGAAAGCTTTTTACCCTGGAGGAATATGAGGAGTACAAAAGAAAAGTATTACCAATTCGGTTACAGAACAGGTTGTATGTGAGCTGGAGATCACCAACTGGCATGGACTGTAAGCTTGTGGGACCAGAGACGTTGTGCTTTTGTACTCACCG GTATAAGCAACACAAAACAGACTATGAAGTGATTCCCAGAGACCGTCCAATTTGTGTGCCTTGTAGAGTGAGCCATTGTCCGTGCCAATCCTATCACTATGTCCCTCTAAATGGCACACAGCCAATTCGTTGCAGATGCAAACACTTTGCTGATGAGCACAGTGCAGCGCCTGGATTTTCATGTAACTCCT GTTCCAAGTGTTCGGGCTTTCATAGTTGCTTTACCTGTGCATGTGGTCAGCCAACATATGCTCATGAAACTGTCGTGGAAACTAAAGAAGAGCGCTTAGCTCAAGGAAAGCCTGTGGGGCAGGATGTACCTTATGCTGCTATGGGAGGACTGACTGGTTTTAGTTCACTAGCAGAAGGCTACATGAGACTCGATGACAGTGGACGAG GGGCTCCCTCTGCTGAACTTTTAGAATCCCTGGTTACCAGCATGGACCATCCATTTCTAAGAGCATTTTGGGGACCTTCTAGTTCTGCTCAAACCACGTCACAGGTAGCAG gtggtTCTAGTGCCACGAGGCAAGTTTCTCATGGAAAGCATTCAGAAGATGAAGACATGGCttattttgaaaactgttatCAAGAACAG CTGAAAAAGGAGAAGCCTGCTAATAGAA TGAAAAGTCCAGTGCCATCAAAGAAGCTATGA